A genomic segment from Sesamum indicum cultivar Zhongzhi No. 13 unplaced genomic scaffold, S_indicum_v1.0 scaffold00124, whole genome shotgun sequence encodes:
- the LOC105179105 gene encoding LOW QUALITY PROTEIN: N6-adenosine-methyltransferase MT-A70-like (The sequence of the model RefSeq protein was modified relative to this genomic sequence to represent the inferred CDS: inserted 2 bases in 1 codon), producing the protein MEGQGLEGNEDSISAIKEMRRQLESRMDTLHTTHLDLIASLQSLVPDLVSSLDLSLKAISGINDKPFTPLAQILPSKPNLSKAHVSKFPLENSKVTSSAALSRPSPRESERALVEENGGPLSVVRSMVAVCLLERVPFNPIDSSTVLRKLENDSSATVAERAALRELGGESGAILAVEMALRSMAEDNGGLDLEEFVVSGKSRVIVMNIDRTRLLKELPETKQLNEGNSNDGNRITEXMIGGGGFGVGRGMQDMWMGGPMMMGPRGVGPRGMGMIGVPRGVGVPPPMHRPSLMAPSGLQGVGGNALALKPRTEEDDMKDLEALLNKKSFKEMQKSKTGEELLDLIHRPTAKETAVAAKFKSKGGSQVKEYCSALTKEDCRRQSGSFIACEKVHFRRIIAAHTDVNLGDCSFLDTCRHMKTCKYVHYELDSTPDVSPMMMGQATLPPPKPLKPQSAHYCSEVELGEPQWINCDIRSFRMDILGQFGVIMADPPWDIHMELPYGTMADDEMRTLNVPALQTDGLIFLWVTGRAMELGRECLELWGYKRVEEIIWVKTNQLQRIIRTGRTGHWLNHSKEHCLVGVKGNPEVNRNIDTDVIVAEVRETSRKPDEMYPMLERISPRTRKLELFARMHNVQAGWLSLGNQLQGVRLVDEGLRARFKAAYPDVDVQPSSPPRTAAMEVDRPAPPRNPFVEGEPKSSGPQFAEPTGPAVPYTLNAKAMSVDGDMTN; encoded by the exons ATGGAGGGTCAAGGTTTAGAAGGGAATGAAGATTCAATTTCAGCAATAAAGGAGATGAGGCGGCAGCTTGAATCCCGTATGGATACCCTCCACACGACGCACCTAGACCTCATTGCTTCCCTCCAATCCTTGGTCCCAGACCTCGTTTCCTCTCTCGACCTCTCTCTTAAAGCCATTTCCGGAATTAACGACAAACCTTTTACCCCCCTCGCTCAAATTCTCCCATCCAAACCCAATTTAAGCAAAGCCCATGTATCCAAATTTCCGTTAGAGAACTCCAAAGTCACTTCTTCTGCCGCTCTCTCGAGGCCTTCACCTAGAGAGAGTGAGAGGGCTTTGGTTGAGGAGAATGGTGGCCCACTTTCTGTTGTTAGGTCGATGGTGGCAGTCTGTTTGTTAGAGAGGGTGCCGTTTAATCCGATTGATTCCTCGACAGTGTTGAGGAAATTGGAGAATGATTCATCAGCTACGGTGGCTGAGAGGGCAGCATTGAGGGAGTTGGGTGGGGAGTCGGGGGCAATCCTTGCAGTGGAGATGGCGCTAAGGTCCATGGCGGAGGATAATGGTGGGCTGGACTTAGAGGAGTTTGTTGTGAGTGGGAAGTCAAGAGTGATAGTTATGAACATTGATAGGACTAGGCTTTTGAAAGAGTTGCCGGAAACTAAGCAGTTGAATGAGGGGAACTCCAATGATGGGAATAGGATAACTGA TATGATTGGTGGAGGTGGATTTGGTGTTGGGAGGGGAATGCAGGATATGTGGATGGGAGGACCAATGATGATGGGGCCAAGGGGTGTTGGGCCGAGAGGGATGGGGATGATAGGGGTGCCAAGAGGTGTGGGGGTGCCGCCCCCAATGCATAGGCCATCTCTAATGGCCCCCAGTGGGCTGCAAGGTGTGGGAGGAAATGCCCTTGCGTTAAAACCGAGGACGGAGGAGGATGATATGAAGGATCTTGAGGCTTTATTGAATAAGAAGAGTTTTAAGGAAATGCAGAAGTCAAAAACGGGAGAGGAGCTTTTGGACCTCATCCACCGGCCTACTGCTAAAGAAACTGCTGTCGCTGCTAAA TTCAAAAGCAAAGGTGGATCTCAAGTGAAAGAATACTGCTCCGCATTAACAAAAGAAGATTGCCGACGTCAATCGGGTTCCTTCATTGCTTGTGAAAAG GTTCATTTTCGGCGTATAATTGCTGCACATACTGATGTGAATTTGGGGGATTGTTCATTTCTTGATACCTGCCGTCACATGAAG ACATGCAAGTATGTCCATTATGAGCTGGATTCAACTCCGGACGTATCACCTATGATGATGGGTCAAGCTACTTTACCCCCTCCCAAGCCATTGAAGCCTCAAAGTGCTCACTATTGCTCGGAAGTAGAGCTTGGAGAGCCACAATGGATTAACTGTGACATACGTTCATTTCGAATGGATATTTTAGGGCAATTTGGAGTTATAATGGCTGATCCTCCTTGGGATATTCATATGGAATTGCCTTATGGAACTATGGCTGATGATGAGATGCGCACTCTTAATGTTCCTGCATTACAAACTGATGGTCTGATATTTCTTTGGGTTACTGGACGTGCAATGGAACTTGGACGGGAATG TCTGGAACTTTGGGGGTACAAGCGCGTAGAGGAGATCATCTGGGTGAAGACCAATCAACTTCAGCGAATTATCAGAACAGGTCGCACTGGCCATTGGCTCAACCACAGCAAGGAGCATTGCCTTGTTGGAGTAAAGGGTAATCCTGAAGTAAATAGAAATATTGACACTGATGTCATTGTTGCCGAAGTTCGTGAAACAAGTCGTAAACCAGATGAG ATGTATCCCATGCTGGAAAGGATAAGTCCCAGGACAAGAAAGCTGGAGTTATTTGCAAGGATGCACAACGTACAGGCTGG GTGGTTATCACTTGGTAATCAGTTGCAAGGAGTACGGTTGGTAGATGAAGGGCTGCGAGCAAGATTTAAGGCAGCCTACCCTGATGTTGATGTGCAGCCCTCGTCACCGCCAAGGACAGCTGCTATGGAAGTGGACCGCCCAGCTCCTCCAAGAAATCCATTTGTTGAAGGCGAACCCAAGTCCTCTGGACCCCAGTTCGCAGAGCCCACAGGTCCAGCAGTACCATATACTTTAAATGCAAAAGCAATGAGCGTTGATGGAGACATGACAAACTAA